From the Candidatus Bathyarchaeota archaeon A05DMB-5 genome, one window contains:
- a CDS encoding 30S ribosomal protein S26e → MPFKRKSRGRSKGGKGSSGTVQCAMCGQQVPRDKAKKVTRRSSLVDAQLARELRQKGTYMGSWIDTKYYCVSCAVHRGIVKVRARDERRMRPRRRF, encoded by the coding sequence TTGCCGTTTAAACGGAAAAGCCGTGGAAGGTCTAAAGGCGGTAAAGGCAGTAGTGGCACTGTTCAATGTGCTATGTGTGGGCAGCAGGTGCCTCGGGACAAAGCTAAAAAGGTTACTCGTAGGAGTTCGCTTGTTGATGCGCAATTAGCTCGGGAACTTCGTCAGAAGGGTACTTATATGGGTTCTTGGATTGACACGAAGTATTATTGTGTTTCTTGCGCTGTGCATCGTGGTATTGTTAAGGTTAGGGCTCGTGACGAGAGGCGTATGCGTCCGAGAAGACGGTTTTAG
- a CDS encoding CDP-alcohol phosphatidyltransferase family protein, protein MLTKLKQKIQQILTAEAKAAHKIGLTPNTVSAIGIILAFLSAATYAMWQNNPAYLLLATLLLLASGFCDALDGVIARLYQQTTIFGGFLDSLLDRYADAAVYMGIVVGGLCDALWGLIALVGSLLVSYSRARAEAAGIKMETIGLAERAERILIIAIATLIAFFWQPTTIINTSIILLAILTNLTVIQRSIYAYKKLKKKETN, encoded by the coding sequence ATGCTGACAAAACTTAAGCAGAAAATTCAACAAATACTCACCGCAGAAGCAAAAGCAGCCCACAAGATAGGATTGACGCCCAACACTGTGAGCGCCATTGGCATAATCTTGGCGTTTCTTTCTGCTGCAACATACGCAATGTGGCAAAACAACCCCGCTTACCTATTGCTCGCAACACTATTGCTTCTGGCTTCTGGCTTCTGCGACGCACTAGATGGCGTAATAGCAAGACTATACCAGCAAACAACAATTTTTGGAGGTTTTCTAGACTCCTTATTAGATAGATATGCTGATGCTGCTGTATACATGGGCATAGTTGTTGGTGGCTTATGTGATGCCTTATGGGGATTAATAGCTTTAGTTGGCTCTCTACTCGTAAGTTACTCTCGCGCAAGAGCAGAAGCCGCAGGAATAAAAATGGAAACAATAGGCTTAGCAGAAAGAGCAGAACGCATACTCATAATAGCCATCGCAACACTAATCGCTTTCTTCTGGCAACCAACAACCATCATAAACACAAGCATAATCCTACTCGCAATACTCACAAATCTAACAGTCATACAAAGAAGCATATACGCCTACAAAAAACTAAAGAAAAAAGAAACAAATTAA
- a CDS encoding DUF1805 domain-containing protein gives MIDVSSLKVDGKACLGLRVDLPGSPPLLLIVAEKGFVMCGFLNMEAAERLGVVAAMVSGVKTFEDVLNAQVKAATLKAKSLGVEAGMKGSDALKCMF, from the coding sequence ATGATTGATGTTTCGTCTTTGAAGGTTGATGGTAAAGCGTGTTTGGGTTTGCGTGTGGATTTGCCGGGTTCGCCGCCTTTGCTTTTGATTGTTGCTGAGAAGGGTTTTGTGATGTGTGGTTTTCTTAATATGGAGGCTGCGGAAAGGTTGGGAGTGGTTGCTGCGATGGTTAGTGGAGTGAAAACGTTTGAGGATGTGTTGAATGCGCAGGTTAAAGCGGCTACGTTGAAAGCGAAAAGTCTTGGCGTAGAAGCTGGGATGAAGGGTTCTGATGCTTTGAAATGTATGTTTTGA
- a CDS encoding DUF4258 domain-containing protein, whose product MKYTKHAKTRAAGRGITEDMILEAILQPSQTYYDLSTGTTIVFKKLDEKHLLVAYSREDKEIKIVTTFITSDAQEIIGRKLESRTWVRIK is encoded by the coding sequence ATGAAATATACAAAACACGCAAAAACTAGAGCAGCTGGAAGGGGTATAACTGAGGACATGATTTTGGAGGCAATATTGCAGCCGTCCCAGACATATTATGACTTAAGCACGGGAACAACAATCGTCTTCAAGAAGCTTGATGAGAAGCATCTTTTAGTGGCATATTCTAGAGAGGATAAGGAAATCAAAATTGTGACAACGTTTATAACATCAGACGCCCAAGAAATAATTGGCAGAAAACTGGAAAGCAGAACATGGGTGAGGATTAAGTGA
- a CDS encoding DUF2283 domain-containing protein has translation MKVEYDRESDILYIKFKESEIADTKILSEDAYVDLDKDGNLVGIEIWKASQNAILPISKDIAEKLKLILESPA, from the coding sequence GTGAAAGTGGAATATGACAGAGAATCCGACATATTATACATAAAGTTTAAAGAGTCGGAAATAGCGGACACCAAAATATTAAGTGAAGACGCCTATGTAGACCTAGACAAAGACGGAAACCTCGTTGGCATAGAAATATGGAAAGCCTCCCAAAACGCCATACTCCCAATATCCAAGGACATAGCCGAAAAACTAAAACTAATTTTAGAAAGCCCAGCCTAA
- a CDS encoding PIN domain-containing protein gives MVERIYLDTNVYCRPFDDQGDKRIRMEANAFIEIADASLRGKIIIVSSDYVKFEIEKILDPLKRKDVRGFERTLASVNVTSVKQVISLARRFSAKCGLNPLDALHVSSACIGKADWFLTCDDEILQKSRCIEELAAEEGYRLKVRNPINYLEEKHG, from the coding sequence TTGGTTGAGCGAATTTACTTGGATACAAACGTGTATTGCAGACCCTTTGACGATCAAGGTGACAAGCGAATTCGAATGGAAGCGAATGCTTTTATTGAAATTGCCGATGCCTCTTTGCGTGGTAAAATAATTATCGTAAGTTCTGATTATGTAAAATTTGAGATCGAGAAAATTCTAGATCCATTAAAGAGAAAAGATGTAAGGGGTTTTGAAAGAACTCTAGCTTCGGTAAATGTAACTAGTGTTAAGCAGGTAATTTCTTTAGCGAGAAGATTCTCTGCTAAATGTGGCTTAAATCCTTTAGATGCATTACACGTTTCTTCTGCTTGTATAGGAAAGGCTGACTGGTTTTTGACGTGCGACGATGAAATTCTGCAAAAGAGCCGCTGTATCGAGGAACTTGCAGCTGAAGAGGGATATAGGTTAAAAGTAAGAAATCCCATTAATTATTTAGAAGAAAAGCATGGGTGA
- a CDS encoding Lrp/AsnC family transcriptional regulator, with translation MGLDETDVKILKALTSDARLSSRQIANQCDISIGTVLSRIKRMEKEGIIKGYSALLDHERLGYELTVVSEITVSKGRLLEVENEIARLPNVCCVYDVTGLIDAVIIAKFKNREELSKFTKRLLAIPYVERTNTHVVLTTIKEDFRLT, from the coding sequence ATGGGCTTGGATGAAACAGATGTTAAAATATTGAAGGCGTTAACTTCTGATGCACGGCTTTCGTCGCGGCAGATAGCTAATCAGTGCGACATTTCTATAGGCACTGTCTTGTCTCGGATAAAACGGATGGAAAAAGAAGGAATAATAAAGGGCTATTCGGCACTGCTTGACCATGAAAGACTCGGGTATGAATTAACAGTTGTGAGCGAAATAACTGTTTCGAAGGGTAGGCTTTTGGAGGTGGAAAATGAAATTGCGCGTTTGCCGAATGTTTGTTGCGTGTATGACGTGACAGGCTTGATAGATGCGGTCATAATTGCAAAGTTCAAGAACAGAGAAGAGCTGAGTAAGTTCACGAAGAGGCTTCTGGCAATACCCTACGTGGAAAGAACAAACACGCATGTTGTGTTGACGACGATAAAGGAAGACTTTCGCTTAACCTAA
- the glnA gene encoding type I glutamate--ammonia ligase translates to MEYTQNIDTYLKLIKSADYILLHFTDLLGYLKGRTIPAEEAENALKEGVGFDGSSIIGGVSIEESDMIMKPDPSTFTVCPYYFYDKGVASFICHVHKPNGEHLESDPRHICKQTIQKTLKERYAPTAAAELEFYLVQKNTEGEVYPVENHLIDKQRYFDIAPGRDITETYRMDLSNALFAMGITVERQHHEAGSAQNEITFRYSDPQTTSDNIMRYKFAAKAVADKKYGWTATFMPKPWHGKPGNGMHVHLGLRNPKNGENLFYDPKGYAHLSQKCRYFIGGLLEHARALCAIVAPTVNSYKRLVPGYEAPVYVAWSKRNRSALIRVPEYFPGKEREARIEFRCPDPLCNPYLAYAVIFEAGLDGIRKKVDAGEPVDANVYHLTEAERKKLGIQTLPTSLKEAIEEWNCDDICKQALGKETAEKYMELKMQEWKEYETHQPNDKNQVTSWELQKYLYA, encoded by the coding sequence ATGGAATACACACAAAACATTGATACATACCTAAAACTAATAAAAAGCGCAGACTACATTCTCTTACATTTCACAGACCTACTCGGCTACTTAAAAGGCAGAACCATCCCAGCAGAAGAAGCAGAAAACGCCCTAAAAGAAGGCGTCGGCTTCGACGGCTCCTCCATAATAGGCGGAGTCAGCATAGAAGAAAGCGACATGATAATGAAACCAGACCCATCCACATTCACAGTTTGCCCATACTACTTCTACGACAAAGGCGTTGCAAGCTTCATCTGCCACGTGCACAAACCCAACGGCGAACACTTAGAAAGCGACCCAAGACACATCTGCAAACAAACCATACAAAAAACATTAAAAGAAAGATACGCGCCAACAGCCGCAGCCGAACTAGAATTCTACCTAGTCCAAAAAAACACGGAAGGCGAAGTTTACCCAGTTGAAAACCACCTCATAGACAAACAAAGATACTTCGACATAGCGCCTGGACGAGACATAACAGAAACTTATCGAATGGACTTGTCCAACGCCCTATTCGCCATGGGAATCACCGTTGAAAGACAACACCACGAAGCCGGCTCAGCACAAAACGAAATAACATTCAGATACTCAGACCCGCAAACCACTTCAGACAACATCATGCGCTACAAGTTTGCAGCAAAAGCAGTAGCAGACAAAAAATACGGTTGGACAGCAACATTCATGCCAAAACCATGGCACGGCAAACCCGGCAATGGCATGCACGTGCACCTAGGACTACGCAACCCAAAAAATGGAGAAAACCTATTCTACGACCCGAAAGGCTACGCGCATCTTTCGCAGAAATGCCGATATTTCATTGGCGGTTTACTAGAGCATGCCCGAGCACTCTGCGCGATTGTTGCGCCAACAGTTAACAGTTACAAGAGACTTGTGCCCGGCTACGAAGCCCCAGTGTATGTGGCGTGGAGCAAGAGAAACCGCTCTGCACTGATAAGAGTGCCAGAATATTTTCCTGGAAAAGAAAGAGAAGCAAGAATAGAGTTCAGATGCCCAGACCCGCTTTGCAATCCGTACTTGGCTTATGCAGTGATTTTTGAAGCAGGATTAGATGGCATAAGAAAAAAGGTTGACGCCGGCGAACCTGTGGACGCTAATGTTTATCACTTAACAGAAGCAGAACGCAAGAAGTTAGGCATCCAAACTTTGCCAACTTCGCTCAAAGAAGCCATAGAAGAATGGAACTGCGACGACATCTGCAAACAAGCCTTAGGCAAGGAAACCGCGGAAAAATACATGGAGCTTAAAATGCAAGAGTGGAAAGAATACGAGACACATCAGCCTAACGACAAGAACCAAGTAACCAGTTGGGAACTGCAAAAATATCTCTACGCATAA
- the guaA gene encoding glutamine-hydrolyzing GMP synthase, which yields MKYDTILVLDFGGQYCHLIGRRIREHGVYSEIVAHDIKPEEIELLKEKFNVKGLIFSGGPASVYEPNAPKPNQHILDVGLPILGLCYGHQLIAQMVGGNVEPAKEREYGIAYVTINKPVGVLTGLNAKEKVWMSHGDTVFSIPTDYEVLAHTENCPVAAFRHKKKPIYGLQWHPEVVHTEKGTKMLQNFIFEVCKCEANWKMGDIIEKMITEIKAQVGEGKAIIALSGGIDSSVATALAAKAIGNRLTAVFVDHGFMRENEPEFVKNVFQKFKLNLIIADAQKRFLKKLEGITDPEKKRKTIGEEFIRVFEEIAEKTGADYLIQGTIYPDRIESGFRKFSDKIKTHHNVAGLPIKIKFKKIIEPLRDLYKDEVRRVAKMLGLPKEIVFRQPFPGPGLAVRIIGELTPEKVRIAKKADKIVREEIEKSGLEENLWQYFAVLTDTKATGVKGDARAYGYVVAVRIVESREAMTASFAKIPYEVLEKISTRITNEISEVTRVVYDVTHKPPATIEWE from the coding sequence ATGAAATACGACACAATACTCGTACTTGATTTCGGCGGGCAATACTGCCACCTCATAGGAAGACGAATAAGAGAACATGGAGTCTACTCGGAAATCGTCGCCCACGACATAAAACCAGAAGAAATTGAGCTGCTAAAAGAAAAGTTCAACGTGAAAGGACTCATTTTTTCAGGCGGACCAGCAAGCGTTTACGAACCAAACGCTCCAAAACCCAACCAGCACATTCTCGACGTAGGACTACCAATTCTGGGATTATGTTATGGGCACCAACTTATCGCTCAGATGGTTGGAGGAAACGTTGAGCCCGCAAAGGAAAGAGAGTATGGAATAGCATACGTAACCATTAACAAACCAGTAGGCGTTTTGACGGGGTTAAACGCAAAAGAGAAAGTGTGGATGAGCCACGGCGACACCGTCTTCTCAATTCCCACAGACTATGAAGTGTTAGCACACACAGAAAACTGTCCAGTCGCAGCGTTCAGACACAAGAAAAAGCCAATTTATGGTTTGCAGTGGCACCCGGAAGTCGTGCACACAGAAAAAGGAACCAAAATGCTCCAAAACTTCATCTTCGAAGTTTGCAAATGTGAAGCAAACTGGAAAATGGGAGACATAATAGAAAAAATGATAACAGAAATAAAGGCGCAAGTTGGCGAAGGGAAAGCCATAATAGCCCTAAGCGGAGGCATAGACTCCAGCGTCGCCACAGCCCTAGCAGCAAAAGCCATAGGCAACAGACTCACAGCAGTATTCGTCGACCACGGATTCATGCGCGAAAATGAACCAGAATTCGTGAAAAACGTTTTCCAAAAATTCAAACTAAACCTCATAATCGCAGATGCACAAAAACGATTTTTAAAGAAACTCGAAGGAATCACAGACCCAGAAAAGAAACGCAAAACCATCGGCGAAGAATTCATCCGCGTCTTCGAGGAAATCGCTGAAAAAACAGGCGCTGACTACTTAATCCAAGGAACCATATACCCAGACAGAATTGAATCTGGATTCAGAAAATTCTCAGACAAAATAAAAACACACCACAACGTGGCTGGTTTACCAATAAAAATCAAATTCAAAAAAATCATTGAACCACTACGCGACCTATACAAAGACGAAGTTCGAAGAGTCGCCAAAATGCTTGGACTACCGAAAGAGATAGTTTTCAGACAACCGTTTCCAGGTCCGGGACTCGCAGTCAGAATAATTGGCGAATTAACCCCAGAGAAAGTTAGAATAGCCAAAAAAGCAGACAAAATTGTACGCGAAGAAATTGAGAAGAGCGGACTGGAAGAAAACTTGTGGCAGTACTTCGCCGTTTTAACAGACACCAAAGCTACAGGCGTGAAAGGCGACGCAAGAGCCTACGGTTACGTTGTCGCAGTCCGTATTGTAGAAAGCCGCGAAGCAATGACGGCTAGTTTCGCAAAAATCCCGTACGAGGTGCTAGAGAAAATCTCGACAAGAATTACAAATGAAATATCAGAAGTTACGCGCGTTGTCTATGACGTAACGCATAAACCGCCGGCAACGATTGAATGGGAATAA